The following proteins are encoded in a genomic region of Bacillota bacterium:
- a CDS encoding amidohydrolase family protein produces MIIDIHAHAAGNYGSAESIKNTAANYNLEKVVLCTSPKNIHDLPKPPSLPIKQTPDSIYIMNRMNRMAYNHFFKDNGDGNKFVYELKNQLPELITQFLWVNPLDVGHINNLENNIRAYQPKGIKLQQSWNKFKIDGVEFKKLVDIASSHKLPVFIHIYSKKEVLKLTRFIKENPDATFIIGHLIGTNLFKESRVNLKNVYFDTSSSDRIQGSDIMQAIDDFGYDHIVFGTDTPYASIDDQIEKIVRLNLSDNIKEHIFSLNAKKILSI; encoded by the coding sequence ATGATTATTGACATTCACGCCCATGCCGCTGGCAACTACGGTTCAGCTGAATCCATAAAAAATACGGCTGCAAATTATAATTTGGAGAAAGTCGTATTATGTACAAGTCCCAAAAACATTCATGATCTGCCGAAGCCGCCGAGTCTTCCTATTAAACAGACGCCCGACAGCATCTATATTATGAACCGCATGAACCGGATGGCTTACAACCATTTTTTCAAAGATAACGGCGACGGGAATAAATTTGTCTATGAATTAAAAAATCAGCTTCCCGAACTTATCACCCAGTTTCTATGGGTAAACCCGCTTGACGTCGGGCATATCAATAACCTGGAAAATAATATTCGTGCATATCAGCCGAAGGGCATCAAACTTCAACAATCATGGAATAAATTTAAAATCGACGGCGTTGAATTTAAAAAACTTGTCGATATTGCGTCGTCGCACAAACTGCCTGTCTTTATTCATATTTATTCAAAAAAGGAAGTTCTGAAGCTGACGAGATTTATCAAGGAAAACCCGGATGCAACATTCATAATAGGTCATTTGATCGGAACCAATCTTTTTAAAGAAAGCCGCGTAAATTTAAAAAACGTCTACTTTGATACTTCAAGCTCAGATAGGATTCAGGGCAGTGACATTATGCAGGCGATCGACGATTTCGGCTATGACCATATAGTTTTCGGCACAGACACCCCCTATGCAAGCATTGACGACCAGATTGAAAAAATAGTGCGTCTGAATCTATCGGACAACATTAAGGAGCATATTTTCAGCCTGAACGCGAAAAAAATCCTATCTATATGA
- a CDS encoding 8-oxo-dGTP diphosphatase, producing MDRYIPATFTNMCMIYDEGKILVQDRVDEKWPGITFPGGHVENGESFTESVIREVCEETGLTIENPVLCGIKEWQNENLSRYVVLLYKANKFSGKLTSSDEGKVFWVDRADLKNYRLAKDFEDMLKVFEEDNLSEFYYCKKQSGWGKRIY from the coding sequence ATGGACAGATATATACCTGCGACTTTTACGAACATGTGCATGATATATGACGAAGGAAAGATTTTAGTGCAGGACAGAGTTGACGAAAAGTGGCCTGGGATCACATTCCCCGGCGGTCATGTGGAAAATGGCGAGTCATTCACTGAATCGGTTATTCGTGAAGTATGCGAAGAAACGGGATTAACTATTGAAAACCCCGTTTTATGCGGCATAAAGGAATGGCAAAACGAAAATTTGAGCAGATATGTGGTTTTGCTTTATAAAGCTAATAAATTTTCCGGAAAACTGACTTCTTCAGACGAAGGAAAGGTTTTCTGGGTTGACAGAGCTGATTTAAAGAATTATAGACTTGCTAAAGATTTTGAAGATATGCTTAAAGTTTTCGAAGAAGATAATTTAAGTGAATTCTATTACTGTAAAAAACAAAGCGGATGGGGAAAAAGGATATACTGA
- a CDS encoding serine hydrolase → MFEISDSDKSKLYDVIVKEYDNICGIVIVKDGNVVYRQSFNGYDMCTPIHVASLTKSILSALTGIAVEQGYMKSVNQKVISFFPDYKFKDQCDNRDSATIENLLNMTVPYSFADFEEPLEAFSMSQDWVRFALEMIDKNGTIGNFKYSTEGAHLLSAILTRATGKSTREFANEVLFKPVGMAEIELHLLTAADMSFDTLFGKDLKGWANDPQGITTGGWGITLTPDDMARFGSLYLNHGFWNGKQVIPKAWVSACSTANQNHYAYMWWQLAFGNLPAFAAMGDGGNIICCIPEKQLVIAVASAFMMNPKDRCILIGEHILPLLD, encoded by the coding sequence ATGTTTGAAATCAGTGATTCAGACAAATCAAAACTTTACGATGTTATTGTTAAGGAATACGATAATATATGCGGGATTGTAATCGTGAAGGATGGAAACGTTGTATATCGTCAATCCTTTAACGGTTATGATATGTGCACTCCCATCCATGTGGCGTCTCTCACCAAAAGCATCCTGTCGGCACTGACCGGGATAGCTGTTGAGCAGGGATATATGAAGTCAGTAAATCAAAAAGTAATTTCATTTTTCCCCGATTATAAGTTCAAAGATCAATGCGATAATCGTGACTCGGCAACTATTGAAAACCTTTTGAATATGACCGTCCCCTATTCCTTTGCGGATTTTGAAGAGCCACTCGAGGCTTTTTCAATGTCACAAGACTGGGTTCGATTTGCTTTAGAAATGATTGATAAAAACGGAACGATCGGCAATTTCAAATATTCTACAGAGGGCGCTCATTTACTGTCAGCCATTCTTACACGTGCAACCGGAAAAAGCACACGTGAATTTGCAAATGAAGTCCTGTTCAAGCCGGTTGGAATGGCAGAAATAGAACTGCACCTGCTGACTGCCGCTGATATGAGTTTTGACACACTTTTCGGAAAGGATCTGAAAGGATGGGCAAATGACCCACAGGGAATTACAACAGGCGGCTGGGGAATTACACTGACGCCGGACGATATGGCACGGTTCGGCTCGCTTTATCTTAATCATGGTTTCTGGAACGGGAAGCAAGTTATTCCTAAAGCATGGGTGTCCGCATGCAGCACCGCAAACCAAAATCACTATGCCTACATGTGGTGGCAGCTTGCTTTCGGAAACCTCCCTGCCTTCGCCGCGATGGGTGACGGCGGCAATATCATCTGCTGCATTCCTGAAAAACAACTGGTGATTGCAGTTGCATCTGCATTTATGATGAATCCTAAGGACAGATGTATCCTAATAGGCGAGCATATTCTTCCGCTTCTTGATTAG
- a CDS encoding helix-turn-helix transcriptional regulator has translation MKNKKIRIARVECDMSQEDLADAVGVTRQTIGLIESGRYNPTLNLCIAICRATGKTLNDLFWEDEK, from the coding sequence TTGAAAAATAAAAAAATAAGGATAGCGAGGGTGGAATGTGACATGTCACAGGAAGATTTGGCTGATGCGGTTGGCGTTACCAGGCAGACGATTGGTCTGATTGAGAGCGGCCGTTACAATCCTACACTTAATCTGTGCATTGCTATTTGCCGTGCAACCGGGAAAACATTAAATGATCTGTTTTGGGAGGACGAAAAATGA